The genomic interval CCAGCCTTCACTGAACAAACAAGAGATGAGATGGTCTTGACAGCAATTAGGGAAATTCGACAAGAAAACCGTCAGATGCAGGAGAACATGTTACGGCTCACAGAAGCAGTAAGTAAGCTGCAGATAACCCAGCCCCTTGCACCCAAAGTCGAGCAGGAGAGGCAACAATCTATTGCAGCTAAGTCAGTTGAAGATGTAGAACTTCAGGGTTCTCCATGTACATCTGGATCAGAGTCAGAAGCTATTTCCCAATTGGAAAGTTTAAAGATAAGTGTTGGTCAAGCAAATACAGAAGGAGCAAGTTTTACCTGTTCAGGACCCACCCCCCCGCCGTAAGACAACGCTTGTCTCCCTCTCATTACTCCTATTTCAAGTCGGCTTCAGTGATGAGCGATGACGTGCAGGATGTATGTAATGATGTGCAAAGGATGGATGTAAGGGAAGGAGAACCTTCTCTCACATATGGTGATGTTCGGCCACGGCAGTACCCGTCTTCCACAGAATATTCACAGCCATCTCACTATCATGCAGTGCAGTACCCCCATGCTGCAGGTAACGTTCTTCATCCTCAGCTTCAAAATCAGCAACCACAAGATTTTGCACCCAGACCAGGACATCAGGAGAAGATCTACAGGGGGCCGAAGCCTACAATTCCCCCTTTCATACATGACAATCCCAGAGAATTCTCCAGACTTAAAATAGCTCTGGACAATCTTCTACCAAGTGAAGCCACAGAACGGTTCAAGTATCAAATACTGGTTGACCACCTCAAGCTAGAGGATGCATTACTCATTGCAGATTCCTACAGCAACTCAGTGTCCCCCTATAGTGACACTGGCACTCACAGCACAGTACAGACAGCCTCATCAGCTTGCTTTAAAAAGAATTGCAGAGTTAATGGATGGTGCCAATATCAGAGACAGTGATACTTCATCTTTTCGCAGATTTGCTCTAAAAGTGCGAGCCCTTGTTGGAATGCTGGATCAACTGGGACAAAATGGACGAATTGATATGAGTTGTGGTTCCCATGTCACTCGACTCACATCAAAATTACCACATGCTTTAAGGACAAACTTTCATCGCTATGCTCTTTCTCAGCACATACAAGTACCCACATTGTATGATTTCTCAGACTGGTTGGAATTTGAAGTCCAGGTGCAGGAAAGTGAAATAGTAATGTCAGGTTCCAGAGAGAGACCATACAGACAGGGGGAGCGACAAGAGAAACAAGCACACCCAAAGTCCTCTACTGTTTTACTCAGCACAGGACCTAGGACCACAGCTGCCATCCCTCCACAGACATGTTCTATTTCCACAGTCATCTCCAGCCAGTCAGAAATCTAAGTTATTCTGCCCATATTGCAATAACAATTAACATCTCCTGAATCAATGCACAAACTTCAGTAACCTCACTAAGGAGCAGAGAGAAGTGTGGATTCGGAGTAACAGAAAATGCTGGAAATGTGGAAGGAATCATCAAGCTGCTCAGTGTAGGCTGAAAGTTAGATGCAGTACAAGCAATGGCAGACACTTAGAAGCCCTTCATGAGGTAAATGCAAGACCAGCAAAAGAGGAGACTTGCTTAACAAGCTTGTTAAAAGAGCAGTTTCCCACACAGGTTCAGTGCTTTTTCACATCCACACGATCCACAGACTCTGACCTGATGAAGAATGTGCAACAACTCTGGCAATTGGCTGTGCTGGCCTTCAGAAATGAAAAGGTGATTATGCGATCACAACAAGATCATCAAGCAGTTATGCTCCTAGAggagaaaactgcaaaagtgaCTGTCAACAGCATTAACAGGTATGCAACCCCGCTTCTTCACAACATTAATATGCCTACATTGCATGCTGCTAAAGAAGCTGTTTTGCCACTGTTGAGAAGCACAGAAAGGAAATTCCTGAATGATGTTAACCGAGCAGAcatctacaataaaaaaatagccAAGTTGGAAGATTCAGGCTACATTACCAAGTTAAAGCCAGATGAGGTTGCACAAACAAAGGAAGCGTGGTATATACCACAACACATGGTGGAACATAATGGAAAGCACAGAGTTGTGTTTAACTGCTCATTTAAATACCAAGTCTGAATGACTATTTGTTGAAAGGACCAACCCTCGGCCCTACACTTCTGGGAGAGCTTTTGCGCTTCAGACAGCACAGCATTGCCATTTCAAGTGACATAAAAGGAATGTTCCATCAGGTCTGAGGACAAACCTCTTTTAAGATTTATATGGCGGgatgtaaaaaataatgcaacCTCCTGATGTGTTTGAATGGCAAGTACCGGTACTTCCATTAGGCACTGTCTGTAGAGAGTATGCTGTCTATGCATTGCAGAGACACACAAAGGAGAATACAACACCTGATGAAGAAGTAAGAAGGGTTGTGGAGAACAACTTCTACGTTGACAACTGCTTGTACAGTCTGAGTTCTACGTTAAAGGCAAAGGAGTTAGTTGACAGGCTTCAGTCACTTCTTCTCTCAGGAGGGTTTGAACAAGTAATGTCCCTGAAGTTATACTTCATCTTCCAGATGAAGCCAGAAGTGGCAGCAATGAGCAATGGTTGGCCCAGGACAATCTAGAACAGCAAGAAATGGCACTTGGCCTGTGCTGGGATTGTGAGAAAGTAGAGCTGGGTTACAGATATCGTGCAGTGCCAGAGAAAAGACCAACAATGCGCTACATTTACAAAGTTATGGCAAAACAGTATGATCCACTTGGTTTCATTACACCTTTTACCACAAGAGCGAAGATTATTGTTTGACACTTATGGGACAAGCATAGAGAGTGGGATGACCCTCATTTGCCTGAAGACCTCCTTAAGGCATGATACAAATGGGAAGGAGAGCTGGAACACCTTCCCTGAATAACCATCCCATGGTGCTACAATAGCCCTGAAACAGATATGCAGGACTGCAACAAGACTCTCCACATATTCTGTGATGCATCTGAACAAGCTTATGGCGCCGTCACATACCTTCGTACTGAGAAAGCAGACAGAAATGTGGAATCAGCTTTTGTGATGGCGAGATCCAGAGTAGCCCCCAAGCGGCAGCAGAGCATTCCAAGACTGGAACTGTGCGCTGCTCTGACTGGTGCGCAACTGGCAAAACTACTAGTCACTGAGTTAACCTTACCAGTACAACAAGTCGTACTTTggtgtgactccacaactgtaCTGAAATGGATAAAGTCAGACTCGTGCAGATTTAAAGTTTTCGTCGGAACCAGAGTGGCTGAGATCCAAGAACTCACCTGTTCTCTGACCTGGCGATGTGTAGATACACTTAATAACCcggctgatgacatcactcgAGGAAAATCTCTGGAGTCCCTTATCAACTCGAATAAGTGGAGTCAGGGTCCAGCTTTCCTCTTGCTTTCACCAGACCGCTGGCCTAATCGTCCTGAATTAAGGGATGTGGATGAGTGTGAATTGAAGGTCGCAGCCTTCTGTGGAGCCACAATGCAGATTTCGAATTCTATATCTGATGCGGATAACGCATGTTCCTTTCAAGAACTAATTGAACGCACCGCAATATCTGCTCACGGGACGGCTTCTTCCCAACATCACCTCTCAGTGGATGACTACAAGGATGCAGAGTTGTCAATTTTACAGCATCAGCTGCTGCAAGCAGGAAAATACGGGCCACCCTCAAGTAGACTTGTTAAACTGGCTCCAGAGTATAACACAGAGAGTAAACTGATTAGAGTTGGTGGACGTCTCCAACATAGTGAATACCTGGAcacagaagaaaagcatcccatTTTGTTAGGTGGCACCCATCCTGTCACTAAACTTATCATTAAACAGTTTGATGATAAGCTCCATCACCCAGGGCAGGAAAGAGTGTTTTCTGAACTACGCAGACACTACTGGGTTATTAAAGGAAGGGAAGCTGTTAAACGACTTCAACAAGAATGTCCACTCTGTCAAAAATGGCGTGCAACACCAGTGCTCCCTCAGATGGCTGATCTCCCAGCAGCAAGGTTGCGCCTATTAAAACCACCCTTTTACTCATGTGGAGTTGATTGCTTTGGACCATTCCTTGTGAAGATTGGCAGGAGAAATGAAAAGAGATGGGGAATACTTTTTAAGTGTCTCACAACACGAGCAGTTCACATTGACGTCCTCATGGCTCTCAGGCGTTTTGTATCAAGGCGAGGAAAACCATCAGAATTACTCTCTGATTGTGGGACAAATTTCAAAGGAGGTGAACGAGAACTACATGAAGCCTTTCAGAAGATGTGTCCTTCAATTCAAGACCACCTCTCCAAACAACAGATAAGGTTCAGTTTCAACCTACCTGGTGTGCCTCATTTCGGGGGAGTTTGGGAGCGTGAAGTACGATCAATCAAGTCAGCAAGAGTATCCCTTGGAGCTCAGACTGTCACTGAAGAAGTTCTCAGAACTGTGCTCATTGAGGTCGAGGGGGTACCAAGCCACTTGGTTATGTGTCGTCAGATATCGCAGACTTGGATCCTGTAATGCCAAATTACCTTCTAATGGAGCGGCAAGATGCTTCATTACCACAGGTAATCTATCCTGAATCAGATCTGTTAAACAGGAAACACTGGAAGCGCAGTCAGATGATTGCAAAACAGTTTTGGCATCATTTTATAAGAAGTTACTTGTCTACCTTGCAGTCACGTCAGAAATGGTCAGTGAAGACAGAAAACCTTCAACTTGGAGCAGTGGTAATGATAGTTGACAAACAACTACCCAAAGCACTATGGCCTGTTGGAAAGGTTGTAAAACTTCTACCAGGATCAGATGGAACTGTTCGAACAGCTGAAATACAAATTAAAGACAAGACGTACATCAGACCAGTGGCACAACTTGTGCGTCTTCCAGCTATTCCAGAGACTGATGATAAGAAGGAGAAGACATAACTTGAATTTTCTGTTATTCAAATTTGTCAGACAAATTTGGGGGCGGCTGTTGAAAATGGACTAATTAATATAACTGTGTGTGTAGCACTTTAAGAGCTCAGGAAGCCGCCTGAATAATGTTTGCTGTGATTGGTTCTGAGTAATGTTTGCTGTGATTGGTTCTGAGTAATGTTTGCTGTGATTGGTTCTGAGTAATCTCAAGCTGCTAATGAGAGCACATGTTCAGTGTTAGACAAGCAGAAAGTTGAAGAAGTTGGAGATTGTTCAGAGCTGTTGTACAAGAGACTGAAAGCGTGTAAATGAATGACAGTAAGTCTTATCAGTATTCGAGCAGCATTTGTGTACCTGTGCAATTTAATATATGTATTGCAATGTAAAGAGTTAAGATTGTGATGTTGTGCTTTGTTTGTGGTCTTTTGCTATTCCATCTGGTGGACATCTGCCATCTGGTGGACAAATAAGAACCGTTTGTAGTGAGCAGAAATAATGgctttcattttgttgtcttttgtgtttttgtagagcCACTCTCAGCTCGATTAAAGAACCAAGACCGGAAAACTCTCCTCATTCTTTACCGGATGCTCATGGTGGCTGTACTATTTAACTAGGAActaacacacaaaataaagggAGCACAACACCACCTGTTTAGAAAAGATCAATCTGCCATGCTTATCCTTGTTGGGTTGTgagggtgctggtgcctacctTCAGCGGTTTggtaaaaaaggaaagaagagaaaagactTGACGAAACCAGAACAAGCTCAATATGCTATCACTTtctaaagctgtttttttttttttttttttgcattaatgtATTAAATAACTTTTCTCTGATAATTTCTACAGGACTCTAAGCTACAAGAACCGATATGTACGGGTCCCTGACGGTCATTTGTGGATAGAGGGGGATCATCGTGGACACAGTCTGGACAGCAACTGCTTTGGACCGGTATAAACAATAACAGTTATGATATCCATACAGTGGAAGCTGTAGGGAGAACTAACACTATCAGTAATGAACAAAAGTTATACTTCAAAGGTAACATCTTCTTAGTCTGCCCTTTCCATGTTATCCAAACTTTCAAGAAAATCAGTCCTGATTCCTGACCATATTTTTTactggagaggaagaaaactCTCACTTATTGTCAGAAGTTTATTATTTCAACctggaaaaagagaaagtagCTATTGACAAATAAACTTTGGTGCTCAGACCCTGGCAGAAGACATGGCGCTGGTAACTGCCGTCAGAGAGGATGAGCCGTTGTGGATTAGAGATGTCTTCCCCCCAAATTCCTTTCTGAATCTCAAATCATGGACACTGATCTAAATGCATCTTTCTGACCAGGACCTGACTGCATGTTGAGTTATGGGCTGGATGCTGTGGAGCGCGTCTGGTTCAGAGGCGCATTCTAAACTTTTGGTTGAAATCttggttgaaattaaatttaatccaTACTGCAGGGCAATTTCAGCAAAGCAGCTTGATAaatttgactggcagccaatcagaaagatgagcatggcaaataacatttcaataaattattttagcttatattttatttgctttatattttagaataatGATTGTGAAACAGATTACATTTTAtgatacaaaacatatttttaaaaatgtgatcaaTATTTGGATTAATTcttccattattattttaacatattgttTGTCATCATCCCCCCAACTTTCTGAGTTCTGGGGGGAAAAAGACATAACAAAATATTGTACCTGAGTATGAATTCTGATCTTTGAAtattaaaactgattaaaacatttttttatatcccTTCCTCTTTAGGTGTCACTGGGGCTCCTGCATGGCAGGGCCTCCCACATCATTTGGCCACCAAATCGTTGGCAACGCATTAAACCATCTCTACCGCCAAATAGAGAACCACTGGATGCTGAAGAAgatgctgaataaaaaaaatatcaagtagTTTTTGTACAAATTCTTTTAAGCAAATGTTGTACCAATGTCTATTTCCTCAGTATGTAAccatttgaatttgaataatcAAGTGCTTTGATTGGGTtgcttgtgctttttttaaaatcactatATAGTAAATCGTTGGTATTTCCAACTTGGAACTATTTTCTTTGAGGTTGTCAGCTTTCGAAGCTTCAAACCCAAATACAGTAATAATCCCGAACATTGTCCTTTGAAACAGAATTTTACACATTGATATTCAATAGAGCAGACGACTTCAACGTGGGGGTCAAGAGTCACAACCTTGACTCAGATATGTGGGTCTCAGATATGCTCTGACCCACCAGTACCTCTGattgagacatttttttgtagatttttaaaaatgttaaagttactttttaatattttactgataTTCACACGGAAGAAATTCTGATGTCAAATTCACACATCTGAGTGTGAATTTCCCACTGGGCTCCATCTGGCCTGCTTCACATCCAGACAAATGAAGCCCAGATgaagtgtgttttgttttgcaggttgCTAGAACAACCTCACTGCTGCTATTTATTACTTGAACTGTTCTGTgcatttttacatatatatcAATTGAACTTAGGGAAGGTCCAGTCTGAGTGCATGAAGTTCATATTGAGTTGACTATAGCAATTAGAGGAAATTATTAAAGTGCAGTAAAAACAGACCAAATTTAGATAATAGGTTCTCGGGACACTTTTCATTAGAAGTAGAAAATGATTGATTAGTCTGTGCCTCTATCTAAGCAGGTGTTCTCTTTCCTTGGCAAACAAACATCAGTGATTCAAGAAAACTGTTTCAATTGTGGTGAGATTTATGgccttgttaaaaaaaatattacagtaacGAAATGAAACATCTCTTCTAGAGCTTCTTTAAACTGTTACTGAAAACTTCTCCTGGAAATGTCTGAGATGTCTTGGTAGAATTTCCTTGATAACATTTGCAGATTAAAACACCTTATGATTTAATGTTAACCAAGTGTTGGAATAGTGTactttaagaaataaaagaattaaaaatgcatgttgtcctgaaataaattaaaatgtaagtaCTTTGTTTGACAGTCTAGGGCAAAATATATGACCATTTGCAAATCTGGTAGAATGCTCTTTTGCtgattttagtcatttaaaaactttcagACATTCAAAAACCCTAGTAAAAGATCCACGgttatattttctgttctcAAAATGAACAAGAGAAAGATAATAAGTCAATTGGATTGATATAGAATGACCCAGCCTAAATATCTCTAAATATCTAATTATTTATTAGCGGGCATGTACAGTAGATGAAAATTATTTGCAACAAGACAAAGTCAACACAGCAGAAAGTTTTCAACAgtgattgaaaaataaaaaaatatatgtttcacAAAATCAAAATGGTTCAAAGGAATTGGTGGGAGCTGTACAGAAGGTAATGCCAAGAACCTCAGTGAACTAAAGCAGTTTTGGAAAATGCTCCAAAATTCTTTCATAAAATGCTTGTCATTTTATGAAAGTCACTGCTGCTCAAAGTGCTTCTACAAGCTACTCAATCAtgagatgtttatttttcttttcgaAACAGGCTTCCCATTTTGGcttattaaataaagtttgtttattaaaactttcacaGACAAAACTGTCACAAAGCAGGAGAGAAAATAGAGGTCATGTGAGCTCTGATCTGTGAGTAGCCTATCCGAGGTATTTTCTATGGCTTGGAGGTGAGAAAAGGGTGATTGATAGCTATACCTTTTAAGTGTCAAACAACAGATTGTcattaattattacattaatGGCAATCTGTTGTGTGGTTTTATACActtaattttagcttttaaatacTAAGGTACTAAGATTCaatcataaaacattaaaattaaaaagggacttttttctgtctacataAATGCCAGTAGATCTACCTCCCTGCTATATAATTTCAAACTTCAAATGACATCAGGGCATTTGGgccatattttaacaaatatttatgaaaataaagaagaatgaGAAATTGTACTCATGAACTTTAGCATGCTAATCAACAGGAAAAGGAATTGACAAAAAGTCCTCCACCGTTTTGCATCATGGGATAAGAACTGGAAGTGGTGAAGGAGTACAAATAGACAAACAGCTGTTAGTtaattggaacctcaaaacattgtcctgagccctatgcaacgaaatttcagtctaagtctaagtcttaATCTACAGAAAAGACAAAGCAGAATCTGCTTCTTGGGGTAGTGTTGATCCTTCAGTGTTTGTATAAAGACGCTACTTCTTCTATAAGACTTGTGGAGAATGCAAACTCTTCTCCTGTTGAGATAGCAGCATCAGGACCAGGGACTAAAAGATCAAGTCTTAGATTCAAGTCCTAATAGACccataaagacaaataaaaaatatacatttcttgaTGAAAATGCACGtataaggaaaagaaaaaacaacatatatatattttgtgttgaaaGCGCACGTATAagggaaaggggaaaaaaagatttctgcttttatttttaattatgtcagttttggtaAACGGGCAGAtctgctttatattttattgtggaAATGCTCTAACGGAACCGGTAGCGTTTTTTTTTCAAGTCCGGTAGGAACCTTTCTCCGTTCGAGAAAGGTTCCTACACGTGAGCGATGGCCGAGCAGACACTTCTTATCGGTCTCTGTGACGGAGAGCTGGATCCCAGGAAATACGCCTCCACATTTCTGACAAACAAAGTCGGGGGCAAACCGGACTGGTCGTCGGCTGTCACCGGGCAGTCACCCTGCTGTCGTCTTTGTAGCGCCCCGCTAGCCCATGTGGTGCAAGTGTACTGCCCCCTCCAGGACTCTCCCTACCATAGAAACCTTCACCTGTTCGCCTGCTGCCAGCCTGGCTGCAGCGGGACGTCCGGTAGCTGGACGGTCCTCCGCTGCCAGTGTCCGGAGGCTCTCAACCAGTCCTCCACGCCACAGGTAGTTGTTCCGTCGGCCACAGATTGGTGTGAGTTAGCTGATGACTGGGGAATGGAGAGGGAGGAAGATGATTCTGGATGCAGAGGAGGTGATGATCATCAGCAACAGTCTGAAGATCTGGAAACAGGAGGTAGGtgtttcaaaatttcaaaatcatCAGCATGTTGCCATCTTTCAATCCGGGGGTAGTGGTGGTGGGGAGTTACGCTACTCTTGTATTTCTCCATCTCGGCTCAGAGGGACATTTGGAATCTGGAAACCTGTCAGGTGTTGCAGACTCTAACTTTCACTCTGGTGTTTCATCAGTAAGTCCTACAGTCTGCCCCATGGATGTCAGCTCTGGTCTTCAACAACTCAGTCTGGTAGAATTTGAAGACATGCCCGTCTTCCGTCCATTTTTCATCAGTGTGGTGGAGGAGTCAGAACTGTGTGCGGACGACGATCAGCTGGAGCACGCTCAGGAACTTCTGAGGGAGTATGAGAGGAGAGAGGGCACAGCAGTGTGggagggagaggaaggaggtggtggtggaggagaGAAGTATGAAAAGGCTGGAGCCAGACACGGAGATGCTGCTTTCTTCAGGTTCATGAAGGCCGTTTCGTTGTGTCCGCAGCAGATCCTGCGCTACTGTCGCCACAGTAAACCACTCTTCATCTCCAAGCCGCCATCCAAAGTGAGTCAGGCGGTTCCAGCATGCGGCTCCTGTGGAGAACCCAGGACCtttgagctgcagctgatgCCTGCTCTGGTCAGTCTGCTGCAGAGGACAGACAGCAGCCCAGAGGACGAACTGGAATTTGGGACTGTGGTGGTTTATACTTGCACTAACAGCTGCTGGACTGCAGGAACAAACTGCCCAGTGGAGGAGTACTGCTTTGTTCAGCCAGACCCAGATCAGCAGCTCTTTAAATGATGGAGCAGATTGATTAATCTAATCATCGctttatacattaaaaatggatgaaagaactatacatccacccatccattatCATACACATTtattgtcccta from Xiphophorus maculatus strain JP 163 A chromosome 2, X_maculatus-5.0-male, whole genome shotgun sequence carries:
- the LOC111611638 gene encoding uncharacterized protein LOC111611638 — encoded protein: MQDCNKTLHIFCDASEQAYGAVTYLRTEKADRNVESAFVMARSRVAPKRQQSIPRLELCAALTGAQLAKLLVTELTLPVQQVVLWCDSTTVLKWIKSDSCRFKVFVGTRVAEIQELTCSLTWRCVDTLNNPADDITRGKSLESLINSNKWSQGPAFLLLSPDRWPNRPELRDVDECELKVAAFCGATMQISNSISDADNACSFQELIERTAISAHGTASSQHHLSVDDYKDAELSILQHQLLQAGKYGPPSSRLVKLAPEYNTESKLIRVGGRLQHSEYLDTEEKHPILLGGTHPVTKLIIKQFDDKLHHPGQERVFSELRRHYWVIKGREAVKRLQQECPLCQKWRATPVLPQMADLPAARLRLLKPPFYSCGVDCFGPFLVKIGRRNEKRWGILFKCLTTRAVHIDVLMALRRFVSRRGKPSELLSDCGTNFKGGERELHEAFQKMCPSIQDHLSKQQIRFSFNLPGVPHFGGVWEREVRSIKSARVSLGAQTVTEEVLRTVLIEVEGVPSHLVMCRQISQTWIL
- the pdcd2l gene encoding programmed cell death protein 2-like; its protein translation is MAEQTLLIGLCDGELDPRKYASTFLTNKVGGKPDWSSAVTGQSPCCRLCSAPLAHVVQVYCPLQDSPYHRNLHLFACCQPGCSGTSGSWTVLRCQCPEALNQSSTPQVVVPSATDWCELADDWGMEREEDDSGCRGGDDHQQQSEDLETGVSPTVCPMDVSSGLQQLSLVEFEDMPVFRPFFISVVEESELCADDDQLEHAQELLREYERREGTAVWEGEEGGGGGGEKYEKAGARHGDAAFFRFMKAVSLCPQQILRYCRHSKPLFISKPPSKVSQAVPACGSCGEPRTFELQLMPALVSLLQRTDSSPEDELEFGTVVVYTCTNSCWTAGTNCPVEEYCFVQPDPDQQLFK